The region CGGTTCAGGGTGCTGTCCACCGCCAGCTCTCGCAGGGTGGAGTTGGACAGGATGCCGTGCCACTGCAGGATGTTACCCAGGAGCTAAATGCACGTGGGAGAAAAGGGCTCACTTTTAGCGGAGGAGAACATGGAGTTCAAACTTAAGGAGGAAAGGCAGGGCAAGGGACTACTATGAGACAGCTTTTCAGATGGGTTAAtcagagcaacaaaaaaagactccCATTCCAATTTCTGATTAATGCTACATGGCTGGCTACTGGTAGTAAAGGAGTAAAGGGGGAACcaaggtgaaaaaaataataatcttaacTTTTatcaaatatgtaaattaagATGCATGTACCagcatttgtgcatgtgaaatattacaaattatttaaagaaaacaaagacattttaagCAATGTGCCCCTCATGAACAGACATGGGGAAATTTGGACCCATCTAGCAGTAGGTACTAAACAAAAGgtggttttcattattttgcctAAATGAAAATCActatataaaaaacaattatttttaatgctatACGGACAACAAAGCTACGTTTTCATACATTCCACAAGAAACAAGTGGCGTCTACAACACCACCCCCAGCATGACATGAGGTCTACACTGAGCCAATTCTATAACCCCGGCAACACACAACAGGCCATAAACTGGGGCCAAcccactgtctctcttttttccctctcacctCAGGCGATCGGACATTGTCCTTGGAGCTCCCATGCAGTGGAGTTTCCACAGGCATACCTCCAGTTATCACAACTCTTTGGGGCTCTCTTAAAACTTCCAGCTCAAACTCTCTAACAGTCTAACAATCTTAATATAGTTGGCAGTCAGTGAATAACCCGCTGTGAGCTACTTGTATCGCTCATGAGTTGAAGCTACACTCCCCTATTTGGCACTGCTAGAAGCAATACTCACTTGTAGCCAAACTAGGCTATTCTGCCACACTGATACCACTCCACAAATCTGACCAACTTACTaaatttctctttctcctttgtTCAGACAAACGACAAGTGTgtacacgtgcacgcacacactaaaAAAAACTCTCCTACCTTCTCCTAGTTGGCGTCCCTGGTTACATTAGTACGTttgtttattacattaaaacTGTTGTCAGTCTTGACGTAACATGAACAAATGAGCAGAGGAAAGGCAGAAAATTATGCCTTTCCAAGAAATCCCAGGACATCTATTACAtatgatttaattatatttgacTATTAATATTGgtaatttgaattcatttaaattccaaCTTTATTGCATGATATTTTAGATTATAATAATTTTGTAAGACTGATTACATATTGCGGTTATACTGCTAAGCGTACACAATTGGCGTCTTTTGTGAGGAATGGTAAGACGGACTCGTTTTAATCGTCTATGCTGGCTATTCTATAATTAGCGGAGGTGTATATATATTCTCTACAACATTAATCACCCCATTTTTAGAAAGCTGCTTTCAAACAGGCGTCGGCTAAACAGCATTCACTCACCTTCACACAGGACCAGAACTGCCTCTGAAAGAACAGGTATGGGCCAGAGTTCTTGTTCTCCAACACACTGTAAATTAACAATTCAAGAATTGatacacattttcagaaaacgttttttaacatacagcactctgaATGACTAAAACCGAGGCCCGTCGACCTCAACAGGGACGTCATCGCTCACTTTTTCGGGTACAGCGGCATGAATATGTCGTTGTCCAGTGTTTGCCTTGTCCGTAAGACGATGGTCTTCAGCAGCTCCTGACAGACgtaagagggacagagacagacaacTGAATAATGATGTCAAGTTCAGACGGAAGACAGCCGACAGAACACCTTCAGAATTTGTCCATGTTCTTCTctaaccaaaataaatgtcctAAATTGGGGAGGAACTCTGAACTTTAATTGAGGCAGTCAAAAATGTCTTTCAGAATGAAACAAAGTTACAGTGTTGGGTTGGACACCACACATTCATCAAATAAGTATTTACAATACGGATTAGTGAGTACATACTATCATACAAGCATACAACTGTCAGAAACCAACACTGCATCCTTTACATTATGCCATATCTCAGGTCACTGCTCCGAGTCTACAGTTGCCAATGGGCAGGGGCAGTTTTACAGAGGTGAAAGGTCTCACCTGTGTATTTCTGTTGTCTCCGTGCAGTACTGTGGGGTACCCTTTGATCAGCTTATGCATGAAGGCCACCAGGCAGGCAGTCTGGCTGCTGGACAGGGGGTCCCACACCTGGTCAGCCAGAACTAGGATAAATTGACAAGACGAAGGTGTGTTTAAGGGCAGGTGGGGTCTCTTCCCCAAAAGCAAGCAGTGGGAAAATTACTGTAAGGAGGCTGGGGTGCTGTACAAGTTAACCGTATCATGGGAACATGTACATATGCAAACAGATGCATTTGCAAAAATTCTCAATTGGAAAGCAGAGTAAATTAGGGATGGCTCCTGCTGCACGCAACTCATATGCCTGAACAGACTCACGTGCGAGTTTGGGAAGGATGACCCTCTCCACAATGGCAGGAAGAAGGTTGACATCAACATCCCCCTTTTGCATGTTGGACTGCTCTTCACAGCCATAGAACAGCAGAGACTCGAACCACAGCATGTACTCAAAGTTGGGACAGTCCGCCTGTAGGGAGGGCCAAGTCACAGAGTACGGTTCAATACAAGGTGACTCAAGTCTACATTTGCATCTCACCTTAACTTTGGCCATTTTAACCCATTCCGTTAATTCAATGCTTCTGAAATATcgtttttttcagaaaataatggtCTTGGTGCTGCCCTCTAATGTctgaaaaatgctttctgcattccactCTGGCCCGGCCTCAATCGTGATTTCGGAGTATGCATTCGGAGATACTAGTACGTCATGTAGATGTCAATCAAGATAACAGAACTGCGTAGTAGGcggagccaggctgaaacacTGAGTGAATTTACTCTTTAAACTTAGAcaacaattataaaaatgagGGCAGGAAGCTGATACTGGGCATTCCGTACCTCCAGGGGGAGCCAGGGGATCAGCTGTAGTCGGACGAGGGGGTTGAAGAGTTTGGGCAGGCACAGCCCGATGTAGGCGTCTCGGTAGCAGGTGAAGTACAGCTTCCTCCACACCTCGAAGCGGGCCTTAATGCTGTCCAGGGAGTGAAATTCCTCCAGCACGTCCTCAAACACCTTCTTAGACTCCTTCAAAATGCGATCTAAAGCAGTATGCGTTCAGAAAATGAGCATATGGATGAATCCAATCACGTAGCAACAGTATTGATGATGGCAGACAAATTGTTTGGTGACTGACAGGCATTCATACAGTGCCGAAGCCATTTTTAACTCAATCTCCCAAGTACAAATCTGTGTTACAAGGCACAGCCAAATGAGGTGTGTGCTACTATGGTGGTGTGCAGGAGTGCAGTTTGATACCTCTCTCCAGGTTGAAGCTGGTGATGTCAGTGGAGGTCTCCTCATCGTCACTGGACAGTCCCTCGCGGTGCTCCGCCCTCTTGCCGTTCTGCTCTCTAGCTTGTCTACGGCGAGTtctgtccccacccccaaaaaacaaaacaatcagtTTTATAAAGGCGGGATAAACAGCACTGTATTAGACAGATGTTTTATTGCACAGACATATGCCTGACTGAacaaagcattttacattttgcaatGTTTATATCTTTGGTGTGCGCCGTGGTCAGGTTACAGCATAGCGGATTCATATGAAACTGCAATATTAAGATTTTCTTTACAAAGTTAAATATTAACACACATCTCAAATGGCGCACGGGATGAAATAATGGTGGACGACACCGGTTGCAGTGACCAGATCACGTGGCGCTTACCGTCTGGCCTCCCTCTCCGCGATTCTCCTCTGTTTAGCGTGTTCCTGATACGCGCTGCGGTCTCGGCCGAATGAGTCTAGATTGGGGGCCATTAAGGCCTTACCTGAAACAAACACGGCCCAGTCAGCAGCCGAGCACAGCAGCATCTCTCAGCCCTGACAGCAAACCTGCtctgaacacactgcactgcctgaCAACACCAGCTGCTGGCTGAAGTCACCAGACACTCGGCATCTGCTTTCTTATCGCTCTCTACTCGGAGTCAAAGGAGACCCAGAGGTTTTTGGACATACATATGAATCTATCACTGGGAGAAAGGTGGTCCACTGACTTAGATTCAAGCTATCAGtctgatttcaaaataaaaaaaataaataaaaaacacacacgcacacacacacacatttcctgatTTTAAGTTTGCTGTAGCTTGGCCCCCTACACCTCATGTTCCCATTGGCTGAAATTGAAAATCACATTCCCTCCCCATTCTGGAGACTCCCTCCTACCATTCTAAGATGTAACACTGTAGCCATTTCAGAAATTTGCCTGAGCAAAAGGCATGCACTGTGTATGTAATGACTCAGTAATTTCCTTTTAAGACTTCAGAGCAACTTCTGAACTCTCATATCAACTCCATGGACTGAAATCCACTTACCTTGCACCAGGACGCCGTCAagtttaaaataactttttttttgttgcagttttgCAATATTTGTCAGTAGCAGTTAGCCACTGATATGAGGCCAATGAACAGACAGCATCTGCAGCTCGTTATTATCAGCCAAAAGTGCACTGGAACCCCTACCCTACATTAACACTtaccctccctccacctctagTGCACTCTGAGCGTGCAAGACAACCATTCCACATTTTAACACACTCTGAGTGTGCAAGTCGCTTTGCTGCTGAGTGCACGGTTACATCACTTTACACAAAAAAGCACGTAAGGATGGAAACATCAAAAGGGGGGTCTACACAAACGAGCAACGAggcttttcaaataaataataaaaaccttcAAGATGGACTGACTTGAAAGGCTTGAAAATTCCGATGATTCATCTTTAATATCATCCTGTCTTCTCTGGACGAGCCGGGACGCCCGTTGCCTTAGTAACTGATGCATTGCGGCCTCCAACTCCAGCACCGTCGGCACCTGAAAGATATGATACCTTCTGTGACATGTGGACACGCACGGGGCGGAGCCAAGTCGAGGCCTGACCGCGGGAGACCATGTGGCTGGGAGCTGAGAGCAAGGCAGCGGTGGAGAAAAATGATCCCTTTCACTCAACGAGCACAGGACAATTTGAACTGCATTCCTCAAAGTCAATGCAAGAGATCAACGGCTTTCCTGGCCTACTGAAGTTTTCGTCagtttttatgttaaataaagCAATTGCGTGGCCCTCTGCTCAAACGGTCGGGGAAACCATTTTCTACACCACTGCGTTTCTCGTGTGCTACAAAGAAAGCACTGCCCCAGTGAGCTTCTCAGTCTTCAGGTGCATCTGCAAATGAAAGGGGTTAGACCAAGGATTGCACAGTGCCATCGCCTGCTTCTCCGCGTGCATTCCTAAGTGACTGACTTAAAACGCACAAGCTGTAAAAAAGAAGGCTGTGCCGTTACTTGTCGACACAGACAAGGTTACAGAAAGGATTACTCTGGAACTAAGAGGGACAGGGACAtcgctaaaataacaaaagaatcACTGTTAAATGTTGTTAAAGACTGTTCTGGACATGGAAGTATAACTAATAGAACAGTGCTATAAATGTATTACATATACCAGTGTTACGCTTTAAAGTTAAAAATACATGCTTTAAAGTTACAATCATAGTATTATGGAAGATTTCAAATCAAGTGCTTAAAAGCATTACAGCTCCAAAAACCACATTATGGTAAGTGACTTCCACAAGGAAATTATATGAGTTCCAAgacctcagccaatcacgtaattatatataatgatttttttactgCTCTGGAATTCTTCCACAACAAGGAAATTAAAACACtggagagaaacaaaacaaaattttttttttttttttttttaaacaacaaaagtaaataaaccAGCGAATCATTTCTCCCTTACCTTTTCACTGAAACACTCAAGCAAGTCTCGAACATACCCTCGCATTTCTTGCAAGAATTTATACTGGTCTGCGACCGTGTCGGAGGAGCCCTCTAGACGCTGAATGGTGTTGACTGaggcctccagctcctcctctatCTGCTTGTAGCGCTTAGTATTGCTATTGAGCCCCTGGCGCATGGAGCTGAGCCTGCAAGCAAGTGCGAGACACACACAAGAGTCGTCACGTGACGCCAAGGACCACACACGCCCTCACACCTaaccccagtgcatgctgggagcctCGGCAGCTCTCCTTGATCGAGCGCAACGCAGGACAGGACTGTTTCCTTAACTCGTATTCATGCAGAACTGCAAATGATGGGATACGTCACAGGCTAGCAAGCCAGTGGTTTTATCCTATCCACTTGTTTAATTGAAAGGGAGtccagctagctagttagtcgACCGTATAAATGAAACGGGGTAGAGGTGCAACAGATTTTCAACTGCGCTCCAGTTAACAGtgtcatgtacagtacatgtgtttGCACTTGCTCAAGAGGACATTCCTCAATACCTTATGTACTAATGTTTTTGCCAGAAGCCATTTCTGCTTTGaccttttttgtctttcttctgATATAAACTGACAGTCCACATATACCTCACCTTGACAAATGGCATGgaaatgcagtgtttgtgtcACATAATACATTATGGGAGGCATATTTATGAATGTAACTATGCATGGTACGTTGTACAGCCAGTTTATATCCACGTGCCGGTACTTGAGTATAAATTAGGCTCTACTGAACAGGAGAATGACCCCAAGGATTTTCCCCTCATGTTACGAAAACTGAATTCAAAAAGGCAAATTCTCGACCATACAAACTCTAATGATTGCCCTACTGAAAACAGAGAAACGGATATTATAAAACAAACGTGTAATGAAGTTTAGGTTTACTATCTGTTGGGTAAGAAATAACCACACAGCAGACAGAAGGGCCAATGAAACGTAACAGCACAGGTAAGCCCTTGTAAAACAGGATAACTGATTGGTTTCAGGGATACACTGGCTGAATATTTGCAGAGAGAAAATTATTTCCTTTTCGGTATAAAAACTGCCTATCTTCCCTTTTACTAAAGCAAGacaatggggggaaaaatgcaaaatggccaaaaagaaaaacccagtTCCCACAAGAGCAGTGCATGTTAGACTAGGCCTAAAAGGAAGGACCAACACTTCAGACCTCAAAACATCCATTCAAAAATGACGTATAGTATAGGTAggtttcactttaaaatcaataGGAAATAATGTGCTTGGTTTACCCGTTTAGTTGGTTTATCTATTTAAGTGCTTCTTGTGTGGTCGGACCTCTTTTGTAGTTTTTGCATGTTTAGCACAACTGTGAAAATTGAGTGGTGGTGACAAGACATTTATCAGAATGCAACcgtttgttgtagtttcaatatagcaacttgttaaaACGTATTTaattaaagcacataacagctttgAAATTCATGGTTGAAATATTAGCAGGTGTTTTGTACTGGCGTAAATTACACCAGTAAATATTTCAACTATGAAATTTGAAACCGGGTATGTGGTTTAATAAAGCAGCTAACAAATTGCTATATTGAAAGCAGAAGAAACGGTCGCACAAACGTCACATCACCATCACTCAAGTTTCAGAACAGTCTGCCTGCACGAGACTTTGCTCGGATATACACAGTCAATTGTATTTCAGATAGCAGAAGTAGTTCTTGAttaaaaggtgcacaaattaagctctgtggaCGTCATGAGTCATCGTGGCATTTGGTAAGAGACActgctgttgagtttttttttttaaactaacatTTTACGCAATGAGCCCCACGAAAATATGGGACTAGAGGTTGTATAAAGGTGAAGTGCATCTAGAAAACGTATCAAATCTCAGAGAAACTacatggatggatagatagtacTCTGGTAAGTGgaaacactttcatttcatttttgggtgaactgcccctttaaagcAAAGGAGAAGCAAGTGTGCCAGCCTCTTCCATTTACAGACAGCCTTGCACTTGTTAGAGAACAAGGCCAGGTAGTCAGTTTATCAAATCCTGTTTCATTTGCATGAAAAACCACTGCCACAAAGGAGGACTGAAGCAATTCAAACATCACTAATCAATCAGAAATCTGAACTTGCACAGTCGTGTTCCAACAACTAAGAACAGCTGTTTGGGCAATGGTTTGTCAATGAAGCCAGACGGAAATAATTCCACACTAAGGCCTGTTATCCACTGACGGCTGATGAAATGAATGCTGTGGATGTCTTAGAACAGTGGTTGCCAAACCTGTCCTCAGGTACTTCCACCCGAAGCACACCTGATACGACTAATCAAGGGCTTGCTTATTTgtatcaggtgtgcttgaggtgGAATATTTCAAATACCTGGATTTGGCTGGGGGTACCCAAGGACAGATTTTGGAACCACAAGAttcgaatttttttttttaaataaataaaaaatttaaaaacaaggaaGATGCCAACCGCCAggtgggggcaggagagagaaaactgCTTGAACCCTACCTGTCTTGAAGCCGTTTCTTTACCAAATCAGTAGTGATAGGAGTCAGTTCACTACTAGGGGCGGTATAGGTTACTGAGCTTTCGGATTTGATAGGCTTGGGGTCGTCTGCTCCCACTGAGCTGTAGGAATATGTGAGGCCGTAGGATGACCCATATGGCTGACTCTCATAGGTGCTTGGGTAATACATATTCATTTCTTCTGGCTGGCTGGTCATGACctagaaaataaagaaatgaaaaacagagtCACACTCGCATAACTGGAAAATTCTGTGCCAAGCGATTTTAGACAGTGTTCACTGAAAACCGAACAGCATGTCATCTTCGCACCAGCTCTGCAAGTTCAGTATACGAAGCGACCCAGCAGCCCTTAGGCAGACAAACCAATTATAAAACCACTAACCACCGTAAGAGGTGCCTGTGAATAATAAAGTATTATTTCTAGGCACACATGCAGAGTTGTGTGCATCTCTGCAATCATCTCTGGGAGTTTAAATTCCTGGGGTTGGTATGGTGCCACAGGATGGTATGGCGCAAACTGTTGGAGATTACTCCCAACAGTAAGACTCGGAGGAGTAGGGGTGGCATGGCGGGCAGTGTGGTGAGGCGCGGGCGGCGGGCTCACTTGTGGGATGCTAATGCCCTTCCTgatctgctcctgctcccatCGGCTCAGCTCCTCATCCTGGCCAGTGGCATCCAGAGCCTCGTCGTCGCTGCCCTCGATGCCTACGGACCAACATGCCACACGGGGCcaggaaaaagaagagggaggaaaagcGCCATGGGATTTTACTTAAAATACCATTCTCTTTGcaactgaaacaaaaattaatAGCGTCAAGAATATCGAAACTGCTTATTGTAAAAATGACAGGGTTTTAACCCGCAGTTAAAAGCAATTACTTTCTTATGAAAAGCAGTTAAATGTGGATGGATGCCCTTCCCAAAAACGCACCTATCTCCTCTGCTATCTTCTGCCGCTGGGTCTTCTGCCTGACGCCGCTGAAGATTATTCTCTTCTCATCCTCGTCTTCGTCGTCGCTTCCGTCATGCTCGTCCTCTCGGACCAGGCGCTTCTTCGGCCCCTCCGTCTCCGGGGGGGGCACGTCCCCGCCCTGCTCTCTGGCCAGCTGCCGTCGCTTGCGGGCTGCGTGGATGAAGGCTGCATCTGGGATCTCACCTGGGGGGGTCAGGAGGCAACGCACAACAGGGACGAGGGAAAGGTTAATACAGTATCACTTGTCCCCAAAAGAACTGGATTGAGGGTGACTGCAGTCTGTTCATTCAAAGACTAAATGCACTCCCTTCAAGATGCAGTTGTTGTTACTTTGAAGGTTTTCAGATGGTTACCACAGAGCGGAATCCACTTTCAGTCAACTATGTTTTCTTACTATCAAGCTGAAAAATGTGCATGAAGCCTTGTACAGACATTACAGCAGCATGCACTTAAAACAACAATAGCCCCCAGATGCTTTAAGTATGTAAACTCTTTCCCCACTGCATAGGACTGTGGTTCCTGTGGGGACGCTGTGTCTGACAGCTTGTGGTGGCATGAAATATAAGGGCAATTACTAAACTACAGCAGCACGTCCGGATTCCCATGAATCAACAGTCAGAAGTCAATGGCAggtctttttttacttttgtacgtcgctttggataaaagcgtctgccaaatgaatgtaatgtaaatgaatgtaatgtaatgttttgcacAGCAGGCACCATAACCCCAGTTTTCAAGACGTGCTCTAGCTCATATGCAGAACTCAGGGGTGCAGTACCGGGTCTGAGTGTGCTGAGAGAGGACAGAGTGTTGGAAAAAGCTCCTCCCGGGGTGCTCCTGGTCTCGCTGTCCTCCTCCTGGTCCTCGGTGCTGTCCACTTCCATCTCCTCCTCGCCCTGCTCACTGCTGGCCCGGCTGCTCTCAGTCCGCGGCTCCTCCTTAATGCCCACCGGCAACAACCCTGCCACCTCTGCGGAAATGGAGAAAGAGGGGTTTTAATGTGACAGCTGCGCTTGTCTGTGAGTGGCAGCCTCTCTCAAAccacttaaaataaattaggGGTGAGTATTATTACACTGGTTAATACTGGGTCAGAACACCATTAAATACTTtcaattgttaaaaaaagagaaaaattctGTGCCCAACTGAATGAAAGGTGTTGGGTAATGATTGTGCAATCTTCTCATGCAGACGCACTAAATCACAGATATGATCTGGAGTACCATCATTGCCAGTGCTAGAATCCTGTTTGACATCACCAGTCTTCTCCAAATCTTCCTTGTATTCTTTCTTCAGCTGTTTGACAATCTTCTTGCTGTGGTTAGGTTTCTTCACTCTAAAGACCTCTGTGTCATCTACAAGGGATGATGAGAGGGCCGAGTTAAGACAAGGAGTGAAAGCAACAGAAACTGTCCCTACAATCCCTGAATATAGTCGGATAGCTATGAGTCGCCTTTAAATTAATAATCATAGTTCAAACACCATTACATAGACTAAATAGTCATGCTGTAGCGGGAGCCATAGGTGCGAACGGACTCACGTTAGCCAATATTGACAAGCTAAGGCCAGGTACCGATTGGGAAACACAATCAACTTGCAGAACATAACAAAACACGAAAT is a window of Anguilla rostrata isolate EN2019 chromosome 9, ASM1855537v3, whole genome shotgun sequence DNA encoding:
- the paxbp1 gene encoding PAX3- and PAX7-binding protein 1, which codes for MFKKAKRVNFRRRNKSDDDEKEDIQLPQPCGPAAEDPSARVQEGFNPEPFAVVNFDVHHGNGLQTNAVKAVKDKEKKKNKDSREAPKASLLSFQDDEDDTEVFRVKKPNHSKKIVKQLKKEYKEDLEKTGDVKQDSSTGNDEVAGLLPVGIKEEPRTESSRASSEQGEEEMEVDSTEDQEEDSETRSTPGGAFSNTLSSLSTLRPGEIPDAAFIHAARKRRQLAREQGGDVPPPETEGPKKRLVREDEHDGSDDEDEDEKRIIFSGVRQKTQRQKIAEEIGIEGSDDEALDATGQDEELSRWEQEQIRKGISIPQVMTSQPEEMNMYYPSTYESQPYGSSYGLTYSYSSVGADDPKPIKSESSVTYTAPSSELTPITTDLVKKRLQDRLSSMRQGLNSNTKRYKQIEEELEASVNTIQRLEGSSDTVADQYKFLQEMRGYVRDLLECFSEKVPTVLELEAAMHQLLRQRASRLVQRRQDDIKDESSEFSSLSSKALMAPNLDSFGRDRSAYQEHAKQRRIAEREARRTRRRQAREQNGKRAEHREGLSSDDEETSTDITSFNLERDRILKESKKVFEDVLEEFHSLDSIKARFEVWRKLYFTCYRDAYIGLCLPKLFNPLVRLQLIPWLPLEADCPNFEYMLWFESLLFYGCEEQSNMQKGDVDVNLLPAIVERVILPKLALLADQVWDPLSSSQTACLVAFMHKLIKGYPTVLHGDNRNTQELLKTIVLRTRQTLDNDIFMPLYPKNVLENKNSGPYLFFQRQFWSCVKLLGNILQWHGILSNSTLRELAVDSTLNRYILSALQSTEPGEDGVEKSQSVVECFPPQWFSGLKGQQTLPQLENFCRYLKHLASTIYRVSMGGSDVDRRNAREHIKAVVKLLGRINALDHVVAVATEHGIKDIKTLLENK